From Jatrophihabitans sp., one genomic window encodes:
- the glpX gene encoding class II fructose-bisphosphatase: MTDPAPSELAPPEVRPDSAGLVPPELAVSRQAPDRNLALELVRVTEAAAMAAARWVGRGDKNGGDGAAVDAMRTLIGTVSMDGVVVIGEGEKDHAPMLYNGERVGDGTGPECDVAVDPIDGTTLMAKGMPNAIAVIAVAERGSMFDPSAVFYMEKIATGPEAADVIDITAPVKENIARVAKAKGGKPEDVTVVILDRPRHAELVAAVRAAGARIKFITDGDVAGAIMAARAGTGVDLLLGIGGTPEGIIAAAAISCMGGSIQGRLWPQSPEEREKAQDAGHDLSRVLTTRDLVAGEDVFFCATGITDGELVPGVRYDHGAVATSSIVMRSKSGTIRVVDSLHQLSKLRAYASVDFDRN; encoded by the coding sequence ATGACTGACCCCGCACCGTCCGAGCTCGCACCGCCGGAGGTCAGGCCCGACTCGGCCGGACTGGTACCCCCGGAACTGGCCGTCAGCCGCCAGGCGCCGGACCGCAACCTCGCGCTGGAGCTGGTGCGGGTCACCGAGGCCGCCGCGATGGCCGCGGCCCGCTGGGTCGGCCGCGGCGACAAGAACGGCGGGGACGGCGCGGCCGTCGACGCGATGCGCACCTTGATCGGCACCGTCTCGATGGACGGCGTGGTCGTCATCGGCGAGGGCGAGAAGGACCATGCCCCGATGCTCTACAACGGTGAGCGGGTAGGCGATGGCACCGGTCCGGAGTGCGACGTGGCGGTCGACCCGATCGACGGAACCACCCTGATGGCCAAGGGGATGCCCAACGCCATCGCGGTGATCGCGGTCGCCGAGCGCGGCTCGATGTTCGACCCGTCCGCGGTGTTCTACATGGAGAAGATCGCCACCGGGCCCGAAGCCGCTGACGTCATCGACATCACCGCGCCGGTGAAGGAGAACATCGCGCGGGTCGCCAAGGCCAAGGGCGGCAAGCCCGAGGACGTCACGGTGGTGATCCTGGACCGACCCCGGCATGCCGAGCTGGTGGCGGCCGTCCGGGCCGCCGGCGCGAGGATCAAGTTCATCACCGACGGCGACGTGGCCGGCGCCATCATGGCTGCCCGGGCCGGTACCGGCGTGGACCTGCTGCTGGGCATCGGCGGCACCCCCGAGGGCATCATCGCGGCCGCCGCGATCAGCTGCATGGGCGGCTCGATCCAGGGCCGGCTCTGGCCGCAGAGCCCGGAGGAGCGCGAGAAGGCCCAGGACGCCGGGCACGACCTGTCCCGGGTGCTCACGACCAGGGACCTGGTCGCCGGCGAGGACGTCTTCTTCTGCGCCACCGGCATCACCGACGGCGAGCTGGTGCCCGGGGTGCGTTATGACCACGGCGCGGTGGCCACCTCCTCGATCGTGATGCGCTCCAAGTCAGGCACGATCCGGGTGGTGGACTCGCTGCACCAGCTGTCCAAACTGCGCGCGTACGCCTCGGTCGACTTCGACCGTAACTAG
- a CDS encoding pyridoxamine 5'-phosphate oxidase family protein, producing MHVYDGIDSTLAQWLTSQPVFFVGTAPLACDGHVNVSPKGMAGTFVVFGQYRVGYLDYYGSGSETIAHLRENGRITLMFAAFDGRPNIVRLYGTGRIVLTQDPEFESLRAAFPKQRVTAQRAIVMVELDRVSDSCGYAVPLMDFVADRTVLDLRQEKRGPEPYRLYPETKNAQSIDGLPALGDLVERAREPQPPPD from the coding sequence ATGCACGTCTACGACGGTATCGACAGCACGCTGGCGCAGTGGTTGACGAGCCAGCCGGTCTTCTTCGTGGGCACGGCGCCGCTGGCCTGCGACGGTCACGTCAATGTCTCTCCCAAGGGGATGGCCGGCACCTTCGTGGTCTTCGGCCAGTACCGGGTGGGCTATCTCGACTACTACGGCTCGGGCTCGGAGACCATCGCCCACCTGCGTGAGAACGGCCGGATCACGCTGATGTTCGCCGCCTTCGACGGCCGGCCCAACATCGTCCGGCTCTACGGCACCGGCCGGATCGTGCTCACCCAGGACCCGGAGTTCGAGTCGTTGCGAGCCGCCTTTCCCAAGCAGCGCGTCACCGCCCAGCGCGCCATCGTGATGGTGGAGCTGGACCGGGTCAGTGACTCCTGCGGGTACGCGGTGCCCCTGATGGACTTCGTCGCCGACCGGACGGTGCTTGACCTGCGCCAGGAGAAGCGGGGCCCGGAGCCCTACCGGCTCTACCCCGAGACCAAGAACGCCCAGTCGATCGACGGCCTGCCCGCGCTGGGCGACCTCGTCGAGCGGGCCCGCGAGCCGCAGCCACCGCCGGACTAG
- a CDS encoding class II fumarate hydratase has product MSEQSSPQSSPRPAAAATTHESPDSQDSYRIEKDSMGEVRVPAQARWRAQTQRAVQNFPISGQPIERELIAGLALIKGAGARVRATRGLLDPAKAEAIAAAAAEVARGDWDAEFPIDVFQTGSGTSSNMNANEVLASLASERLSGAGPVSVHPNDDVNDPLSSNDQFPSAIHVAATKGVVSDLIPALEHLAGALEAKAAEFATVVKSGRTHLMDATPVTLGQEFAGYAAQVRYGIERAQACLPRVAELPLGGTAVGTGINAPAGFAADVIALIATETGLPLTEARDHFEAQGARDGLVELSGALRTIAVSLNKVSNDIRWMGSGPRTGLTELFLPDLQPGSSIMPGKVNPVLCEAVCQVVAQVIGNDAAVAFAGASGNFELNVMLPVMARNVLESIRLIANVSVVFADKCVAGIEANVERCREYAESSPSIVTPLNHYVGYDEAAKIAKQSLAERKTIRQVVIERGHVQSGAITEAKLDEVLDVLSMTRPAG; this is encoded by the coding sequence ATGTCCGAGCAGTCCAGCCCGCAATCGAGCCCGCGGCCCGCGGCCGCCGCCACGACGCACGAGTCGCCGGATTCCCAGGATTCCTACCGGATCGAGAAGGATTCGATGGGCGAGGTCCGGGTTCCGGCGCAGGCCAGATGGCGTGCCCAGACCCAGCGGGCGGTGCAGAACTTCCCGATCTCAGGACAGCCGATCGAGCGTGAGCTGATCGCGGGGCTGGCCTTGATCAAGGGCGCTGGCGCCCGGGTGCGCGCCACCAGGGGCCTGCTCGACCCGGCCAAGGCCGAGGCCATCGCCGCGGCCGCCGCCGAGGTGGCCCGGGGCGACTGGGACGCCGAGTTCCCCATCGACGTGTTCCAGACCGGCTCCGGCACCTCCTCGAATATGAACGCCAACGAGGTGCTGGCCTCGCTGGCCTCTGAGAGGTTGAGCGGAGCCGGTCCGGTTTCGGTGCACCCCAACGACGACGTCAACGACCCGCTGTCCTCCAACGACCAGTTCCCGTCCGCGATCCACGTCGCCGCGACCAAGGGCGTGGTCAGCGACCTGATCCCGGCGCTGGAGCACCTGGCCGGCGCGCTTGAAGCCAAGGCGGCCGAGTTCGCCACCGTGGTGAAGTCCGGCCGGACCCATCTGATGGACGCCACCCCGGTCACGCTGGGGCAGGAGTTCGCCGGTTACGCCGCCCAGGTCCGCTACGGCATCGAGCGTGCGCAGGCGTGCCTGCCGCGGGTCGCCGAGCTGCCGCTGGGCGGCACCGCGGTGGGCACCGGCATCAACGCCCCGGCCGGTTTCGCCGCCGACGTCATCGCCCTGATCGCCACCGAGACCGGGCTGCCGCTGACCGAGGCTCGCGACCACTTCGAGGCCCAGGGCGCCCGGGACGGGCTGGTGGAGCTGTCCGGGGCGCTGCGCACCATCGCGGTCAGCCTGAACAAGGTGAGCAACGACATCCGGTGGATGGGATCGGGCCCCCGGACCGGGCTGACCGAGCTGTTCCTGCCCGACCTGCAGCCCGGCTCGTCGATCATGCCCGGCAAGGTCAACCCAGTGCTGTGCGAGGCGGTCTGCCAGGTCGTGGCCCAGGTGATCGGCAACGACGCCGCGGTTGCCTTCGCGGGCGCGTCGGGCAACTTCGAGCTGAACGTGATGCTGCCGGTGATGGCCCGCAACGTGCTCGAGTCGATCAGGCTGATCGCCAATGTCAGCGTGGTCTTCGCCGACAAGTGCGTGGCCGGCATCGAGGCCAACGTCGAGCGCTGCCGCGAGTACGCCGAGTCCTCCCCCTCCATCGTCACGCCGCTGAACCACTACGTCGGCTACGACGAGGCCGCCAAGATCGCCAAGCAGTCCCTGGCCGAGCGAAAGACCATTCGCCAGGTCGTGATCGAGCGGGGTCACGTCCAGTCCGGGGCGATCACCGAGGCCAAGCTCGACGAGGTGCTCGACGTGCTGTCGATGACCCGCCCTGCCGGGTAG
- a CDS encoding PhoH family protein, which translates to MTHARATTATVPNAPAVPAVKTFVLDTSVLLSDPGALARFGEHEVVLPLVVIGELEGKRHHPELGWFARETLRALDDLRIKHGRLDAPVPVGEDGGTLHVELNHSDLALLPAGFRVESNDSRILAVALNLASEGRDVVLVTKDMPLRVKAAAVGLPSDEYRVHPGVDSGWTGMAELEVSTTVIDSLYAADRVGAVEADELLRIAELPCHTGLVLHSARGSALARVTADKQLKLVRGDREAFGLRGRSAEQRIALDLLLDPEIGIVSLGGRAGTGKSALALCAGLDAVMERRAHKKVVVFRPLYAVGGQELGYLPGSENEKMAPWAQAVFDTLGALVSKDVLEEVLDRGMIEVLPLTHIRGRSLHDSFVIVDEAQSLERNVLLTVLSRIGQGSRVVLTHDVAQRDNLRVGRHDGVAAVIEALRGHPLFAHVTLTRSERSPIAALVTELLEDVSL; encoded by the coding sequence GTGACCCACGCTCGCGCCACCACCGCCACCGTTCCGAATGCGCCGGCTGTGCCAGCGGTCAAGACCTTCGTCCTGGACACCTCGGTGCTGTTGTCGGACCCCGGAGCGCTGGCCCGCTTCGGTGAGCACGAGGTCGTCCTGCCGCTGGTGGTGATCGGCGAGCTGGAAGGCAAGCGCCACCACCCGGAGCTGGGCTGGTTCGCCCGCGAAACGCTGCGCGCGCTGGACGACCTGCGGATCAAGCACGGCCGGCTGGACGCTCCGGTGCCCGTCGGTGAGGACGGCGGCACCCTGCACGTCGAACTGAACCACTCCGACCTGGCCCTGCTGCCCGCCGGGTTCCGGGTGGAGAGCAACGACTCCCGAATCCTGGCCGTCGCGCTGAACCTGGCCTCCGAGGGTCGCGACGTCGTGCTGGTCACCAAGGACATGCCGCTGCGGGTCAAGGCCGCCGCTGTGGGACTGCCCTCGGATGAGTACCGGGTGCACCCGGGCGTCGACTCGGGCTGGACCGGAATGGCCGAGCTCGAGGTCTCCACCACCGTCATCGACTCGCTCTACGCCGCCGACCGGGTGGGGGCGGTGGAGGCCGATGAGCTGTTGCGGATCGCCGAGCTGCCCTGCCACACCGGCCTGGTGTTGCACTCGGCGCGTGGCTCGGCGCTGGCCCGGGTCACCGCTGACAAGCAGCTGAAGCTGGTGCGCGGTGACCGTGAGGCGTTCGGCCTGCGGGGCCGCTCGGCCGAGCAGCGGATCGCGCTGGACCTGCTGCTCGACCCCGAGATCGGCATCGTCTCCCTGGGTGGGCGGGCCGGCACCGGAAAGTCGGCGCTGGCGCTGTGCGCCGGACTGGACGCGGTGATGGAGCGGCGGGCGCACAAGAAGGTGGTGGTGTTCCGGCCGCTGTACGCCGTCGGCGGCCAGGAGCTGGGCTACCTACCCGGCAGCGAGAACGAGAAGATGGCGCCGTGGGCGCAGGCGGTGTTCGACACCCTGGGCGCGCTGGTCAGCAAGGACGTCCTGGAGGAGGTGCTGGACCGCGGCATGATCGAGGTGCTGCCGCTGACCCACATCCGCGGCCGGTCCCTGCACGACTCGTTCGTGATCGTCGACGAGGCGCAGTCGCTGGAGCGCAACGTGCTGCTGACGGTGCTGTCGCGGATCGGGCAGGGCTCGCGGGTGGTGCTCACCCACGACGTCGCGCAGCGGGACAACCTGCGGGTCGGCCGGCACGACGGGGTCGCGGCGGTGATCGAGGCGTTGCGCGGGCACCCGCTGTTCGCCCACGTCACGCTGACCCGGTCCGAGCGCTCGCCGATCGCCGCCCTGGTCACCGAACTGCTCGAGGACGTCAGCCTCTAG
- a CDS encoding YbjQ family protein → MLCVTMNEIPGWEIQRVCGEVFGVTVRSRNAFSQMGAGFKSLVGGELQGMTRNVLQSRNEAMTRLFAEAQARGGNALVAMRFDTTELGNNWSEICAYATAVVAVPVTEAAKQTALQLGYGQPGANSGQPGQPGQPGQGHPGHQQPADQQQGWQQPPQQQQPGWEQPGGQQSWEKPGGQQSWGQPPAGQ, encoded by the coding sequence ATGCTCTGCGTCACCATGAACGAGATTCCGGGCTGGGAGATCCAGCGAGTCTGCGGCGAGGTGTTCGGGGTGACCGTGCGCTCGCGCAACGCGTTCTCCCAGATGGGCGCCGGCTTCAAATCCCTGGTGGGGGGTGAGTTGCAGGGCATGACCCGCAACGTGCTGCAGAGCCGCAACGAGGCGATGACCCGGCTCTTCGCCGAAGCGCAGGCCCGCGGCGGCAACGCCCTGGTCGCGATGCGCTTCGACACCACCGAGCTGGGCAACAACTGGAGCGAGATCTGCGCCTACGCGACCGCCGTGGTGGCGGTGCCGGTGACCGAGGCCGCCAAGCAGACCGCCCTGCAGCTCGGCTACGGGCAGCCCGGCGCCAACTCGGGCCAGCCGGGCCAGCCGGGCCAGCCGGGCCAGGGACATCCTGGTCACCAGCAACCGGCCGATCAGCAGCAGGGCTGGCAGCAGCCACCGCAGCAGCAACAGCCCGGCTGGGAGCAGCCCGGCGGCCAGCAGAGCTGGGAGAAGCCCGGCGGCCAGCAGAGCTGGGGCCAGCCCCCGGCCGGCCAGTGA